A stretch of the Lactuca sativa cultivar Salinas chromosome 9, Lsat_Salinas_v11, whole genome shotgun sequence genome encodes the following:
- the LOC111899074 gene encoding protein PELPK1-like, with amino-acid sequence MAGSHLNSIILILVSVSLASFSGNIIAEARKLAEMPELPMFPKPELPVLPKPELPVIPKPEIPVLPKPELPKPELPVVPKPELPVFPKPEIPVLPKPELPEVPKPDVPVVPKPAEVPEFPKPMFPVIPKPTLPELPKDFPIPSVTHP; translated from the coding sequence ATGGCAGGTTCTCACCTAAATTCCATAATCCTGATTCTTGTTTCTGTCAGCTTAGCATCATTTAGCGGGAACATCATTGCTGAGGCACGTAAACTTGCAGAGATGCCTGAGCTTCCCATGTTTCCAAAGCCTGAGCTTCCGGTGCTTCCTAAGCCTGAGCTTCCTGTCATTCCTAAGCCTGAGATTCCCGTACTTCCTAAACCTGAGCTTCCAAAGCCTGAGCTTCCGGTCGTTCCAAAGCCTGAGCTTCCCGTGTTTCCAAAGCCTGAGATTCCCGTTCTTCCAAAGCCTGAGCTACCTGAGGTTCCAAAACCTGATGTTCCTGTAGTTCCAAAGCCTGCTGAGGTTCCTGAGTTTCCAAAGCCCATGTTTCCCGTCATTCCGAAGCCCACATTGCCAGAGTTGCCTAAGGATTTTCCTATCCCTTCCGTTACCCATCCATAA